In one window of Miscanthus floridulus cultivar M001 chromosome 12, ASM1932011v1, whole genome shotgun sequence DNA:
- the LOC136498125 gene encoding transportin-1: MAAPAIWQPQEQGLHEICTLLEAHISPNSDQARIWQQLQQYSQFPDFNNYLVFILARGEGKSIEVRQAAGLLLKNNLRTTFSSMPPPFQHYVKSELLPCIGATNRAIRSTVGTVISVLFQIVRVAGWIELFQALHKCLDSNDLDHMEGAMDAIYKICEDVPEELDVDVPGLSERPINVFMPRILQFFQSPHAALRKLSLGCVNQYIVVMPSALYMSMDQYIQGLFNLAKDPLADVRKLVCSAWVQLIEVRPSILEPHLKNVTELILQANKDSDDEVALEACEFWSAYCDVSMPPEGLREFLPRLIPTLLSNMVYADDDESLDDAEEDESFPDREQDLKPRFHASRLHGSETGDDDDDDDAVNVWNLRKCSAAGLDVLSNVFGDSILPTLMPLIEQNLARTDDDSWKERETAVLCLGAIAEGCISGLYPHLPQIVAFLIPLLDDKFPLIRSITCWTLSRYSKFIVQSLDHPNGREQFDKILMGLLRRILDTNKRVQEAACSAFATLEEEASEELVPHLEVILQHLMCAYGKYQRRNLRILYDALGTLADAVGAELNQAKYLDIFMPPLITKWQQLSNSDKDLFPLLECFTSISQALGPGFAQFAEPVFQRCINLIQSQQLAKIDPTAAGLVYDREFIVCSLDLLSGLAEGLGAGIESLVAQSSLRDLLLQCCMDEAADVRQSALALLGDLSRVCPIHLHPRLQEFLTVAAKQLNPQSVKDAVSVANNACWAIGELAIKIGKEIAPVVITVVSCLVPIVKSPEGLNKSLIENSAITLGRLSWVCPDIVAPHMEHFMQAWCNALCMIRDDFEKEDAFHGLCAMVAANPTGAAGSLAYICQACASWTEIKSEGLHNEVCQILNGYKQLLGNGGWEQCMATLQPDVVQKLARYGV, translated from the exons ATGGCGGCGCCGGCGATATGGCAGCCGCAGGAGCAGGGGCTCCACGAGATCTGCACCCTCCTGGAGGCGCACATCTCCCCCAACTCCGACCAGGCCCGCATCTGGCAGCAGCTCCAGCAGTACAGCCAGTTCCCGGACTTCAACAATTACCTAGTCTTCATCCTGGCCCGCGGAGAG GGGAAATCTATTGAAGTTAGACAGGCAGCTGGTCTACTACTGAAAAACAATTTGCGAACGACTTTCAGTTCCATGCCACCTCCGTTCCAGCATTATGTTAAGTCTGAGCTGTTACCATGTATAGGGGCAACCAATAGGGCAATTAGATCCACAGTTGGAACAGTGATCAGTGTACTTTTCCAAATTGTACGAGTTGCTGGATGGATTGAGTTGTTTCAGGCACTCCATAAGTGTTTGGATAGTAATGACCTGGATCACATGGAAGGTGCTATGGATGCGATATACAAG ATCTGTGAGGATGTCCCTGAAGAGCTCGATGTTGATGTTCCTGGTTTGTCTGAACGACCAATCAATGTGTTTATGCCGAGAATACTGCAG TTTTTCCAGTCACCACATGCAGCTTTGAGAAAACTATCGTTAGGGTGCGTAAATCAGTACATAGTAGTGATGCCATCG GCACTCTACATGTCTATGGATCAGTATATTCAGGGATTATTCAACCTTGCAAAGGACCCTTTGGCAGATGTTCGGAAACTG GTTTGTTCAGCCTGGGTTCAGCTCATTGAAGTTCGCCCATCAATTCTGGAG CCACATCTTAAAAATGTTACTGAATTGATCCTGCAAGCTAATAAAGATTCAGATGATGAAGTCGCCCTGGAAGCTTGCGAGTTCTG GTCTGCATACTGTGATGTGAGTATGCCACCTGAAGGTTTGCGGGAGTTCTTGCCACGCTTAATCCCG ACTTTGTTGTCGAACATGGTATATGCGGATGATGATGAGTCTCTTGATGATGCTGAG GAAGATGAATCCTTTCCAGACAGGGAACAG GATTTGAAGCCCCGCTTCCATGCCTCTCGATTGCATGGATCAGAAACTGGAGATGATGAT gatgatgatgatgctgtAAATGTCTGGAACCTGCGGAAGTGTAGTGCTGCTGGGTTGGATGTTCTCTCTAATGTGTTTGGGGACAGCATCCTTCCAACTTTAATGCCATTGATTGAG CAAAACTTGGCTCGAACAGATGATGATTCTTGGAAGGAGAGGGAAACTGCTGTTTTGTGTCTAGGCGCTATAGCAGAGGGGTGCATTAGTGGTCTATACCCGCACCTTCCTCAG ATTGTTGCCTTCCTAATCCCCCTTCTTGATGATAAATTTCCTCTTATACGGAGTATTACATGTTGGACGCTCTCTCGATACAGCAAATTCATTGTTCAG AGCCTTGATCATCCAAATGGACGTGAACAATTTGATAAGATTCTCATGGGATTGCTCAGAAGGATATTGGATACTAACAAAAGAGTGCAAGAGGCTGCTTGTTCGGCGTTTGCTACTCTTGAAGAG GAAGCTTCCGAAGAATTAGTACCTCATTTGGAAGTAATTTTGCAGCACCTTATGTGTGCCTATGGAAAATACCAG AGACGAAATCTCCGGATACTCTATGACGCCCTTGGTACCCTGGCTGATGCTGTTGGAGCAGAATTAAATCAG GCGAAATATCTAGATATATTTATGCCACCTTTAATCACGAAGTGGCAGCAACTGTCCAACTCTGACAAAGATCTATTTCCACTCCTTGAATGCTTTACATCTATTTCACAG GCATTGGGACCAGGATTTGCTCAGTTTGCGGAACCAGTGTTTCAAAGGTGCATCAATCTTATACAATCGCAACAGTTGGCAAAG ATTGATCCTACTGCAGCTGGTTTGGTGTATGATAGAGAATTCATTGTTTGTTCGTTGGACCTACTGTCAGGACTTGCAGAAGGTCTTGGCGCTGGTATTGAAAGTCTT GTTGCACAGAGCAGTTTgagagatctacttttgcaatgctGCATGGATGAAGCAGCTGATGTTCGACAAAGTGCCCTTGCCCTTCTTGGAGACCTTTCTAGG GTTTGCCCAATACATTTGCATCCACGCCTTCAAGAATTTCTTACTGTTGCAGCAAAGCAACTG AATCCTCAGTCTGTGAAGGATGCGGTATCAGTAGCTAACAATGCCTGTTGGGCTATTGGAGAATTAGCAATCAAG ATTGGCAAAGAAATTGCACCTGTGGTGATCACTGTTGTTTCTTGCTTGGTTCCCATTGTAAAATCCCCAGAG GGTTTGAACAAGTCACTTATTGAAAATAGTGCGATCACTCTCGGGAGGCTTAGCTGGGTCTGTCCAGACATTGTGGCCCCTCATATGGAGCATTTCATGCAAGCATGGTGCAATGCCTTGTGCAT GATCAGAGATGATTTTGAGAAAGAGGACGCTTTTCATGGACTGTGTGCAATG GTGGCGGCAAACCCTACAGGAGCCGCTGGTTCATTAGCTTACATCTGCCAGGCCTGTGCAAGTTGGACT GAGATAAAAAGTGAAGGTCTTCACAATGAAGTGTGCCAGATTCTGAATGGCTACAAGCAG CTACTTGGAAATGGTGGGTGGGAACAATGCATGGCCACCCTGCAACCAGATGTTGTGCAGAAATTAGCTAGATATGGAGTATGA
- the LOC136498126 gene encoding small ribosomal subunit protein uS17c-like, which produces MLLSSPFVSVSPLPPQFSQPCYGARPAALRIEAARQLTGRVVTTKADKTVGVEVVRLAPHPKYKRRERIKKKYQAHDPDNQFKVGDVVELRPSRPISKTKHFLAIPLPPRDTRRKSQLLPPLQSQADDDDQAPPPSPSSE; this is translated from the coding sequence ATGCTGCTGAGCTCCCCCTTCGTGTCCGTGTCGCCGTTGCCGCCGCAGTTCTCCCAGCCTTGCTATGGCGCTCGCCCCGCGGCGCTGCGGATCGAGGCTGCCAGGCAGCTGACGGGGCGGGTGGTGACGACCAAGGCCGACAAGACGGTGGGGGTGGAGGTGGTGCGCCTGGCGCCGCACCCCAAGTACAAGCGCCGGGAGCGCATCAAGAAGAAGTACCAGGCGCACGACCCCGACAACCAGTTCAAGGTCGGCGACGTCGTCGAGCTCCGCCCCTCCCGCCCCATCTCCAAGACCAAGCACTTTCTCGCCATCCCGCTACCGCCCCGCGATACCCGCCGCAAGTCCCAGCTCCTCCCGCCGCTCCAGTCCCaggccgacgacgacgaccagGCGCCGCCGCCCTCGCCCTCCTCCGAGTGA